AAGTGGCTATGCCACTAATAAACGACACGAAACTATTAATTGACAAGCTATCAAGACCAATTAAATTAAAAATAAAAGATTTATTACAAGTATCCCGTGAGTTTGTAGTAGAAATGCTACAAATAACGGGTAGTAGGCAAAATCGGGTACTCTGCAAGATAGTAGAAGGATATAATTTTTTATAATCTTTTGATTATATTTGATTACCTTTTACTATCTATAAGAGTACCTTAGAGGATTAAATTTAAGAAGGAGTGAAATATATGGATTACAGGATTAGAACATGGCCGGATAAAATATTAAAAGAGAAAACAAAAGAAGTAGATTTTTTTGATGAAAAATTAAAAATAATTTTAGATAAAATGTGGGAGATAATGTATAAAGAAGATGGAGTTGGTCTTGCAGCAAATCAGATTGGAATACCTTATCAGATATTAGTATTAGACACAACAGCAAGGGCAGAATCTCTAAAAGAAGCAGGAGAAGAAACCGACGAAGAACCGGTAAAAATGGCATTAATCAATCCAAAAATTGTTGAAAAAGAAGGGCAAGTAGAATCTAAGGAAGGCTGTTTAAGTTTTCCGGGAGTAAGTATAACAATACCAAGAGCAAAAAGAGTAAAAGTAATAGCCCAAGATGAAAATGGTAAAGAGATAACAATTGATACAGATGGATTTTTAGCCATAGTTTTACAACATGAAATAGACCATCTAAATGGAATACCATTTATAAATTATCTTTCTCCTTTAAAAAGAAAGATAGTTCTTGAAAAATATCTAAAATCACAAAAAGAAGTTACGAAATTATAGGAGGAGGGATAATGTTTCCGGATTTAATACAAATTGGAAATTTTACAATACATACTTATGGTGTTTTGGTAGCGATAGGACTGATTGTAGGATACTCTATTGCTTTATATTTTGCAAAAAAAGAGAATTTAGATGTAAAAAAAGTAGAAAATCTAATTTTTTATACATTAATTGGAGCTTTTATAGGTGCAAGAATAGCTTATGTAATTGAACATTTAGATGAGTTTAATTCATTTATAGATTATATAGCTGTATGGAAAGGTGGTATTGATTGGTTTGGTGGATTTTTAGGTGGTGTAATTACGGCTATTTATTTTATAAAAAAATATAATCTGCCACTTTTGAAAATAGGAGATATTGCTGGTGTATCAATTATTATAGGGCATGCTTTTGGAAGGCTTGGATGCACTGCTGCCGGTTGTTGTTATGGAAAACCTGTTCCTGCTGATTCTATATTCAGAGATTTTGCAATAACATTTCCGCATAATCCTCATACATTAGCTCCACCGGGAATGCCTTTATATCCTACTCAACCTCTTGAAGCCATAGGAAATTTTACAATTTTTATATTGCTATTTTTTATTTATAAAAAGAAAAAATTTGACGGACAAATTCTTGCTTTATATCTTATTTTATACGGATTAGAAAGATTTTTACTTGAATTTATCAGGGGAGTAACTCCACCAATTCCTATTATAAATCTAACATGGAATCAAATTATTACGATTGGTATGGTTATAGCCGGTATAATTATTTATATAAGAGGTATGAAACTAAAAGTTGGTTAGGGAAGCCCTTTTTGACAAAACTTTATTTTTAGCTGTTTTTCTTTTAATTATTACCGGTATAACATTTATTTATAGTGCTACATTTAGTTCTGGTATTATCTCCGGAGGAGATTCTTTTTATTATCTGAAAAGGCATATTTTATGGCTTATTGTGGCTTTTATATTTGGTTTTATAGCTTATTTGGTGCCAATAAATTTTTGGAAAAAATATGCTTACCATATATTTATAATATCTATCATTTTACTTATATTAGTTTTGCTTTTTCCGGTTCATGTTGAATCAACATCTGCAAAAAGATGGCTTGGCTTTGGATTTTTCAGATTTCAGCCTTCAGAATTTGCAAAATTTGCCCTTATACTATTTTTAGCGAAATTTTTAACAAAAAAAGATAAAGATTTTTATGGAAAGTTAGAAAGTTATATTCCTATCGGTGCTGCTGTAGGAGTTATGGGTTTTCTTGTATTTATAGAACCCCACAAAGGAGCGGCAATATTTTTATTTTTATTAACTATCTTGATTATGTTTTCATCAAAATTTTCTTTAAAACATATTGTAAGATTCTTAGCCTTTTCTTCACCTTTGATAATATTGGCAATTATATATGCTTTACAATCTCCTTATGTAAGGAGAAGGATTGAAGGATTTATTGACCCGGTTCAAACAAGAACTGACTCCGGATATCAGGCTTTTCAAGCTATATTGGCTTTTGTAAAAGGTGGTTTTTGGGGAGAAGGAATAGGAAACGGGACACAAAAATTAAGATATCTTCCGGAAATCCATACAGATTATATATTTGCTTTAATCGGTGAAGAAACCGGTTTCTTTGGAGTAATATTTGTTATAACTTTATTCTTAATTATCCTATACAGAGGAATAAAAATCTCTCTTGAAAAGGATGATGAATTTACTCAGATATTAGGAATAGGGATTACATATTTAATATCACTTCAAGCTTTGTTTCATATGCTTGTGAATGTTAGCCTAATGCCTTCTACCGGTTTTACATTGCCATTTATCAGTTATGGTGGTTCTTCACTTGTTATGTATATGGTTTATTTTGGAATACTGCTTAGAATATCAAAAGAGCCAAACAAAAGCCAATATAAAAGGAGATTATATGGCTAATAAAACCGTATTTATTTCCGGAGGAGGAACAGGAGGACATTTTTATCCGGCATTGGCAGTAGCCCAGCAGTTTCATAAAAATGGATATAAAGTTGTATTCATCGGCACTAAAAACGGTATAGAAAAAGAAAAAGATTTTCCATATGGAGAAAAAATTCTGCTTGATACAAAAGGAGTAAGAGGTAAATCATTTATAAATGCAGTAAAAGGTATATTTTCTCTATTAAAAGCTACCTATTTTATAATTAGATTAATCAAAAAAGAAAAACCGGATTACTCAATATCTTTCGGTGGGTATGTATCTTTACCACTTGGTATTGCTTCCTTTTTAACAAAAACTCCTTTGTATATCCACGAGCAAAACTCAATACCTTCATACACAAATATTATCCTTTCAAAATTTTCAAAAAAAATATTTATAACTTTTGAGATAACAAAAAAATATTTTAAAAATGCAATACATTGCGGACTTCCACTTAGAGAAAAGATAAAACAGCAGATAAATTTATCAAAAGAAGAAGCAAGAAAGATTATAGGTATAAATAAAGATGAAAAAGTTATATTTGTAATAGGTGGAAGTCAGGGAGCAAAAAAATTAATCTCAATCACAACAGAGCTTGCAAAACAACTAAAAGATTTTAAATTCATACTTATCACGGGAAAACATAATATTGAAGAAAAACCGGAAAATCTGATAGATATAAAATATACGGAAGATGTGGGATTATATCTTAGAGCCTGTGATTTAGTAATATCAAGAGCCGGAGCAAGTACGGTAAATGAGATAATGGCAAGTGGAAGATATGCAATTTATATCCCATTCCCTTATGCAGTATCAGACCATCAATATTATAATGTAAAATGGCTAAAAGAGCTAAATTTAGCAGAAATCCTTAGAGAAGAAGAGATAGATATACAAAAATTAAAAAACACCGTGGAGAAATCAATAAATATAAATGTAGAAAAAGAATTAAAAAGTTTGGTAAAATTAGATACTGCCGAATTTATTTTTAATGAGATAACTAAAAGTGGGAATATTAAAAAATAAAATAGAAAATGAAGAATGGATTGATTTAAGAAAGTTTTGCAGTATAAAGATAGGCGGAAAAGGTAAGATAATATTTTTCCCTAAAAATAAAGAAGAGTTATCATTACTGATAAGAGAGTTCGGAGAAAAAATTATTCCTCTTGGTCTTGGAAGTAATATTATATTTAAAGATGGAGAAATTGATAAAATATTTATTCATACTAAAAATTTAAAAAAAATAGAACTCTTTGAAAAAAATGGATTTTTTTATATAAAAGCAGAAGCAGGAGTAAGTTTTAAAAATATTATTGAGATAGTTAAAAAATATAATTTGGAAGGTTTTGAGTATCTATCAGGTATTCCTGCAACCATCGGCGGGGCAGTGGCAATGAATGCCG
Above is a genomic segment from Venenivibrio stagnispumantis containing:
- the murG gene encoding undecaprenyldiphospho-muramoylpentapeptide beta-N-acetylglucosaminyltransferase, with product MANKTVFISGGGTGGHFYPALAVAQQFHKNGYKVVFIGTKNGIEKEKDFPYGEKILLDTKGVRGKSFINAVKGIFSLLKATYFIIRLIKKEKPDYSISFGGYVSLPLGIASFLTKTPLYIHEQNSIPSYTNIILSKFSKKIFITFEITKKYFKNAIHCGLPLREKIKQQINLSKEEARKIIGINKDEKVIFVIGGSQGAKKLISITTELAKQLKDFKFILITGKHNIEEKPENLIDIKYTEDVGLYLRACDLVISRAGASTVNEIMASGRYAIYIPFPYAVSDHQYYNVKWLKELNLAEILREEEIDIQKLKNTVEKSININVEKELKSLVKLDTAEFIFNEITKSGNIKK
- the def gene encoding peptide deformylase; this encodes MDYRIRTWPDKILKEKTKEVDFFDEKLKIILDKMWEIMYKEDGVGLAANQIGIPYQILVLDTTARAESLKEAGEETDEEPVKMALINPKIVEKEGQVESKEGCLSFPGVSITIPRAKRVKVIAQDENGKEITIDTDGFLAIVLQHEIDHLNGIPFINYLSPLKRKIVLEKYLKSQKEVTKL
- the lgt gene encoding prolipoprotein diacylglyceryl transferase, whose translation is MFPDLIQIGNFTIHTYGVLVAIGLIVGYSIALYFAKKENLDVKKVENLIFYTLIGAFIGARIAYVIEHLDEFNSFIDYIAVWKGGIDWFGGFLGGVITAIYFIKKYNLPLLKIGDIAGVSIIIGHAFGRLGCTAAGCCYGKPVPADSIFRDFAITFPHNPHTLAPPGMPLYPTQPLEAIGNFTIFILLFFIYKKKKFDGQILALYLILYGLERFLLEFIRGVTPPIPIINLTWNQIITIGMVIAGIIIYIRGMKLKVG
- the ftsW gene encoding putative lipid II flippase FtsW, which encodes MVREALFDKTLFLAVFLLIITGITFIYSATFSSGIISGGDSFYYLKRHILWLIVAFIFGFIAYLVPINFWKKYAYHIFIISIILLILVLLFPVHVESTSAKRWLGFGFFRFQPSEFAKFALILFLAKFLTKKDKDFYGKLESYIPIGAAVGVMGFLVFIEPHKGAAIFLFLLTILIMFSSKFSLKHIVRFLAFSSPLIILAIIYALQSPYVRRRIEGFIDPVQTRTDSGYQAFQAILAFVKGGFWGEGIGNGTQKLRYLPEIHTDYIFALIGEETGFFGVIFVITLFLIILYRGIKISLEKDDEFTQILGIGITYLISLQALFHMLVNVSLMPSTGFTLPFISYGGSSLVMYMVYFGILLRISKEPNKSQYKRRLYG